In the Anaerolineae bacterium genome, GGGGTTTGATGACCCCGCCTAGTCGCAATGGGCAGGCTTTAGAAGGGAACGTTTTCGTCTTCTTCTTTCGGTGGATTCAACCCCTGGAGAAGCAAGTAGGCACGAGCCATCCGCTGGGTGATCGCATCAGCTTCGCTCTTGGGCTGGTAATCATTCGCTGCCCACTTGACCCATCCGATACCATCTTTGCCTGTTTCCCAGATTTGGGAGAGAGATTTTCCTTTGTTGCGCCCGAAAGGCACAACAAAGTTCGCAGGATCGTCTCCAGGGAGATGATATGGGTTCGCAGGTGCGGAAGCTGCGGGAGTGGGGACAGTCTTGGCAGTGGGGGTTGGAGCAGCGGCTACCGGCGCTTGTGTGGGTTTTTGGGGTGGTGCTTTTGGCATCTCACTCAGGTCGAAATCGCCAGGGGCAAGCGCCCAGTCCGGCAATCGCGGCTGTTCGGTGAATTGCTTCTTCGTATCATCCCAGCCGTACCATTGCTGAGGAATGTGATACAAGTATCTCCCCAGCCCAAAGGCGGCGCAGGCACGTTTGAAAGCCTGCGCTACGGCGGTGGTGACAGTGTTGGCGTCTTCCCCAGACGCCTCCCCAACTTCTTCGCGAGTAATACCCATGATGGTCAGGGAGACCTTTGCAACCCGTCCGTCCGCTAGCAGCTCCACTCTGCTGCTCCATTCAGGACACACAAAATCTAGACGTTCTTGATACCTGCGGGCGTCTACATAGGCTAATGCTAGAGCCCGGTCTTTGTTTTTACTGATTGCTCCCGGCTTCCACTCGATATAGCGAGCGGGGAAGGGTTCAGCAAGTGCCTCTAGGTTGATCGTGATTTCAGACATTTTTGAGCCTCCTTTTCGCTCCCGTCCTGCACTCGGGAGCAATAGAGTGTATTGCCCCAATGCAGGTGGGGGAGCTGCTATGCAGTCTCCTCCTGCTCAGGATGGGGGGGACACCCAAAGCAGGGAGAGACTGCACAACCAGGAGGTCAATTATTCCCTTCTGTTCTGTTGTTAAGGTGCTGCCCTTGCGGGTTCTCCCGCTGATGGCGGGATAATTCACCCTGTCGGAATTGCACCAACACGAAGCACTGTGCGGGTGGGTTATACAGGGGCGTCTCGCCCCTGTATTATATATCGCTCGCCTTTTCGATTTTCCCGATGATTACTGCAGATAGCTCTTTGACCATCTGCAGTCTTTCTTTCAGCAGTTGCTTGTCTCTCTGCCATGACGCGATATATATCGCGCTGTTGTCGGGCGATAACCCGAAGTGTGACAGGACGACATAGGCAACCGCCTCGGCAATCACCTCCTCTCCCGCTTGGCTATCTCCGTAGCAAGCCTTGCGGTATTCATGCGCCCACTCGTGGATGAGCGTGGACGCTTTGGAGAGCGGGGTGGTGTCTTTCAGGACAACGATTTTGCCTCCGAGTGAGAGGCCTCTCGCGTTGCCCTTGCCGTAGTGGATTTTTTCTGCTTCGGCAATCTCTATGCCGTCTTGGCGGATTGCCGAAGTGATCCTCTCGACAAGGGCAGACGGGGCATCCCCATCGTTCCACCACTTCAGTTCGGGAAGTGGTTCGCCTTCTGTTTGGCTGATGTCAAAGACATAGCCGATTCGAAAGCGAACGACAACCTCTTTGACTGTGTCGGTCTTGAGGTTTTCTTCCCTGTTCTCATCGTCCGCATCGTCTATATCGTCCGCCTCTTCTGAGGCTTCTTGATTCTTCTCAATGCGGGCGATGACGGGAACGAGGATGGCTATCCCCTTTTCGCCTTTTTTGACCCGCCTCCCCAGTTTGTTCCACGTCTTGATCCCCGCTACGCGGGTTGCGTTGGGAAACTGGGAGGCGATGAGGATGGTGTTGGAAAATGAGTAGTTCCAGAAATTTGCCATGCATTTCAGGTAGTCGAGAAACTGCACCCGAAATGCTTCTTCACTCATCTCCACCAGCCGTTCGAGTATCTCATCGAACGCTGGTACTTTCGCTTTTTCTTTTTTCATGACTTCCTCCTTTTGGGTCAGCGCCGTACCGCCAACCCATTGGTATAGGTTTACTGGGCTGGTACGGTAGCCCAAAAGGTCAGGCTGGCGAGCGATATTCACTTGGTAAGGTTCTGTAGTCACCCTTGTGGGAGTTGCACCCACATTTCGCACTGGCAGGGTGGATTGTGCGCAGGCGGGCAGCCTGCGCGGAGCGCACTATCGGTCAGTTTTGTCTTCGATTTCGCGCAGTATCAGCCTAATGAGCAAATCCTGTTTCGGGATACCTAATAAAACCGTGAACAAGAAGACATAAAACTCGTAGCCGTTCATTTCGACCTCCTTTGCCCCAGTCCGCACCCCGGGGCAATATCTTGTGGATAAGCCCCGGTGCGGCGGGGAAAAAGAAAGGAGAAAGGGTGTTGTGCGCTCAGGAATAACCTCTCGCGAGGTTATTTCTACTATTCGGTTTGGTAAGGTTCTGTAAGTGCCTTGCTGGGAGTTGCACCCAGCAAAATGCACCTCGCAGGCGTGTGTTATCGGTTGTAAAACCAGCCAGATGTGTACACGTATCCCAGTTTGTCCACTACGTACACATACAAATATGGCTCGCCGCGCAGAGCTACGGGGATGGGTACTTGTATCTTGGCAGTGGTTTTGCCTTTCGCTGTCTCGACCATACCAGCCCGATAGGGGGTGCTGACCAGATTGGCGCGCATCCAG is a window encoding:
- a CDS encoding LtrC-like protein; amino-acid sequence: MKKEKAKVPAFDEILERLVEMSEEAFRVQFLDYLKCMANFWNYSFSNTILIASQFPNATRVAGIKTWNKLGRRVKKGEKGIAILVPVIARIEKNQEASEEADDIDDADDENREENLKTDTVKEVVVRFRIGYVFDISQTEGEPLPELKWWNDGDAPSALVERITSAIRQDGIEIAEAEKIHYGKGNARGLSLGGKIVVLKDTTPLSKASTLIHEWAHEYRKACYGDSQAGEEVIAEAVAYVVLSHFGLSPDNSAIYIASWQRDKQLLKERLQMVKELSAVIIGKIEKASDI